The region CTTGAAGCAAGAGTTTCTTGTTTCTGCATAATTTGCATATTTGAATATGAAATCAAAACTCAAATCTTTGATGCAGTTCCAAATACAAGAAAAACAAATCTCATCCGTTTCTTATGGGATTTCTTGAGAATATTTGAGGCATGGTGGGAGCAGAACAAAAGAGAGAAACATAATTTATGACACAGAGAAAGAATTGAGTCAGAAAAAGTTTCTTCTTCTGCAGAAGATTTCAGATTTTGGAGTAACAAGACCCAACATGTCATCATATTAGTACATATTCAGGGGATGAAAAATTTGcaccaaaattttgttaaaactttTACCTCTCTCAATAACTCCAACTTCTGCACCCATGTGTGTGACAGTTTTTTTCACATTAatgtaaacaaaaaattagCATGGAAATATTAGGTACTAAGAATTAAGTCCTTTTGGTCTAACACACCAAACAATTAGGTATATCCAATTGCACATGAGATGAAGCAATAAAAGCAGAGAAAAAACCAACCAAACTAACCCAAAAAGGGAAACAATAGCTGCACCAAACTACAACCACACCCTCTTCAAAAGGCTAAAACTTACACCAAATCAGAATCTTCACTCACAGCACAAAAGGGTCACACACAGTTGAAAgcacaaaaaacacaaaacaaaacaactCAGTTCATTCATCTCTACAAGTTATCAGAATCACAATGATTTCATTTCACCCAAATAGCAGCAAAATCTCAAGATATATTTAAAGCTTCTTCTCATTAATGAAAAAAGAGAGTAAATAAACTACATAATATAGCctctaaacaaaacaaaaaaatcaaagcaAAACCTACTCAATCCTCCTTTCTAACTTCTAAATATCATTCCCTTTTTCCTTCAAACTTTATACACAAGTTCTTGTTTCCCAACCtaggaaaagaagaaagagcAATTACAAGCattcagaacaaaaaaaattcaccTCCATTAGGATAAAGCAAGCAACTCCAACCATTCATGAACTCACAAACACACATGTATGTGAAGTAATgaaacaaacacacacataAAACTTTGAAGTATGTGTCTGCAGAACTAGCCATTGATTTTTTCTCATCATGAACAGCTGAAATCACTTACtttatcatatacatatatatatagaaattgaATTTTGAGCTCCAAATAAAAGTACACTACCCAAATCTCTCTCTCTTCTAAGACCTTGATTGCTGTTAGTTGAATGAAGTAGAATCATTTGGCTTTATGCAACTTGAACACACTCTCCAAATCAGGTGGCGTGAAGAACTCTCTGACACCGCCGCTGCCGCCGCCGCCACACCTGGTCGGAGGCCTGCACTTCCGCGGCGCCGGCGGGCACGGCAAATTGTCGGGTATTCTTGATTCTTTTGCTGTGGGTGTTGTGGAAAGTTCTTCACCATTATCGTCTTTGTTGTCACCGCCATTAACGCGCTTCGTGTTGATGGGTTTGAGAGACCGAACCGTGATTCCGGCGATTACCCACTTCTTGGATTCCGATTCCAGGTCGGAATGAGAGAACCCCATGTTGAAAAAAAAGGGAAGAGAAGAACTTTGGGTGAAAGGTTCAAGCTTTTGGgtgaacaagaagaagaagagggaaTAAGAGAAAAGGGTTTTTCAGTTTATGTCTTGAAGGATCAAAaggaatgaagaaaaaaagaagagggATAGTAAGAAAAGGGAGTATGAGTTTTTCGTGGGAAAATATGAATTTTCcgagaaaaagaaagaggagAATGGGAGAGAGAAAGGGGGTGACCGTGTTTTTACGGGCAGAGCGAAGATGAGGTTTTGGCGCCAAAATTTCATTGGTTTGGGCAGCAACGGCTCTTTCTCCCGCCTTTGGTTTTTTTGGGGGGAATTTCCTATTTTAcccattttttgttttagttttattattttttaataagtttctaggaaatgatgtttttttttaaacagtGTGACACTAAGATCGGTGTAACAGTAATGAGTGTTGCACGACGTCGTTTGATGGGGCAGACGtattcttatgaaattttgtacaGGTGTAACTGAcctgtaaaatattatttaaaaataaatagttatgattaaattgattgttgatttttatttatttatttattatttagttgaaactttaattttctttatttttttatcagtgattttatttaatatagattgtttttaatttattttcttgctACCTTAAATTAGTATGTGCtatattgataatttaattaaaataaaaaagtacatAAAACTAAGATTTAGCCTAACTACCATGTTTTTCCTGATGCTAGGActatataattcatttaaaatattttgtactgCTTAAAAAATGTACTTAAATGTTTGAGTTtaatctaaattaaattataattgaaatcaattttataaattaaattaatataaaactagTTTTGCAGAGGATCAACCCAAGTCCAAAAAATAGACTGTATCACTGAATTGCACGTGGACCTGTCAAATAACTATGAAATCCAATCACTCCATTCAAAGCAAAAGACCaggtttaaaataataatataataattattactattataataataagtgtattatatcaaaattgaagaaaCTATAATTTACCATAATATATTAATgacaaagaaagaaatagataaGATAAGAAGTACTTCCACtaagttgttttattttttttcatttctataaataaaaaaaattgtcaatatgTGAGATTTGGTATTTTACACAAGTACAAAATTGAATAACTGTAAAATcagaaataaagtaaaataaaatatctaattaagaTAGATGGTATgaaaaaaagttagattaaaaatatagaataagtgatgtataaaaaaaaattgttccacAAGCTATCAACAAGTTTATCATGTTTGGCTTATGctctttgttgtttttaaaatcaattttaatttcacaaaGAAAATCATCTAAAGTCTACCACAGCATTTTaatattcttctctctttaaaatgaataaactttaataatatttagttttatcttGAAGATTGAATAGATTAAAAATCAttcaaaattgattaaaaatattatttatgtttaatttttatttataaaattaaaaataaaattctatttgGAACTAAACTATTCACGTCAGGATTGtaaaatcttaataatttttttctaacatttgattaatactaaattaaagaagtttaacaattttttgaaaaaatgttgtttttttaatttaacattttattaatatttttttattataacaataaaatcacttaaaaataactttattatatatatatatatatatatatatatatatatatatatatatatatattccatgcATCA is a window of Vigna unguiculata cultivar IT97K-499-35 chromosome 4, ASM411807v1, whole genome shotgun sequence DNA encoding:
- the LOC114182403 gene encoding cyclin-dependent protein kinase inhibitor SMR6, whose protein sequence is MGFSHSDLESESKKWVIAGITVRSLKPINTKRVNGGDNKDDNGEELSTTPTAKESRIPDNLPCPPAPRKCRPPTRCGGGGSGGVREFFTPPDLESVFKLHKAK